Below is a genomic region from Aminiphilus circumscriptus DSM 16581.
TGGATTCGTGCGGGTTTCCTCGCCTCCTGCGCGCTATTTCGGAGGACTCGTGAAGAATACTGCCACGAACGTCACCGCGGAGTTCTGGCGCTGGCTCCGCTCTTCCGAGGCCGCTCCCCTGTGGGAAAAGGCGGGTTTCGATCCGGCCCGGGAGTAAGACGCCATCATGCTCTCCGCCCTTCGCCTGAGCCTGCAGATCCTCGCCGGGGTGCTGCCGCTTCTTTTTCTGGCAGGGACCGCGCTGGGATGGATTCTCGCCAGAAAACATTTTCCCGGAAAGCGGCTGGTGACGTTTCTGCTCCACCTGCCGCTCGTTCTGCCTCCCACGGTGATGGGGCTGTATCTGCTTTTTCTGCTCGGGCACACACCGCTGCTCCGGGACATGAAATTGCTTTTCACGCTGCCTGCGGCCATGCTCGCCGCCTTCACGGCGGCCCTGCCCCTGGTAATGACGGGGGCCCGAACAGGTTTCGCGGGCGTTCCGCAGAATCTGGAGAACGCCGCACGTTCCCTCGGCGACGGAGAATGGCGTGTCTTTTTTCGCATTTCTCTTCCCCTCGCCCGGCGACCGCTCTTCGCAGGAATGGCTCTCGCAACGGCCAGAGCGCTGGGAGAATTCGGCATCACCCTCATGATCGCCGGCAACATGCCGGGACGAACCCAGACGCTTCCACTCTACATCTACGGCCGGGTGGAGATGATGGATTTCTCCGGCGCCCACGCGGCGGCGTTCCTTCTGGTGTTCGTCGCGTCACTGTGTCTGTTGATCGTTCATCACCTTGAGGAGGGGCGCCATGACCTCTCCCGCTGATGGAACCGCATCCGTGCTGCCGATCGCATCGGAGACGCGAGCTTTTTTTGAGCCGGAAGAAATGGCGTCCCGAATCGAAGGCGTCACGCCGACGCCAGAGAGAGAGCACCGGAACACGCCGCCTTCGCCGACGCTGACCGCACGGGCATTGCTCCGGAAAGGGACTTTTCATCTCAACGTCGAACTGGATCTTCACCGGGAGATCACCGTGCTTTTCGGCCCGAGTGGCGCGGGGAAAAGCCTCACCCTGGGCCTCCTCGCCGGGTTTGAACACCCGGAGAGAGGGCGCATCGTCCTTGATGACACAGTTCTCCTCGACACGGAAAATCATGTCCAAGTTCCTCCCGGAAAACGGCGAATAGGCATGGTCTTTCAGAATCTGGCCCTCTTTCCCCACCTCACCGTTTTGGAAAACGTCGCCTACGGTATCGGCAAAGAGCGTTCCGAAAACGCACGGACCGCCCCTGTGCCGGCAAAACCATTCCGAAAGTACTTTTTTGAGACAGCGCGGGAGATTTTTTCCCGACCCGGAAAGAAACCACCACGCCACGGCGAATGGGAACAGGCTCGCCTCTGGCTTTCCCGCCTAGGTATGGCGCATTTCGAGGACCGTTTCCCCTCGGAACTCTCCGGGGGACAGCAACAACGCGTGGCTTTGGCACGGGCACTGGCTCCGGAGCCGGATCTGCTGCTCCTCGACGAACCCTTCAGCGCCCTGGACGGGCCGGTCCGTCGCAATCTGCGGCGGGAACTCCGGAAACTTCAGCGCGAGACCGGTGTCCCCATGCTGTACGTGACGCATTCCGTGGAGGATGTGTGCGCCCTCGGGGATCGCATGACCTTCGTCACGGAGGGACGTTTCGCGGGGACACTCCCCGTGGAAAAGCTTTGGGGGACTCCTCTTTCGGAACTCCACTGGAAAGTTCTCGGGTGGGGAACATTTCTCCGGGGGGAGCTCCGCCTTTCTTCAGAAGGCCCCCGTTTTTCCTGGGAGGGCGGAACCCTGCAAATCACTTCCGAAAGACTCCTCGCCTCCTCTCCTTGCAACGACGAGAGCGATTCTTTCTACGCGCTGCTCGGAAAAACCAGGCAAACCAGCCGGACCGCCGCGGTCTTCGTCGCCCCTCAGGACATAAAACTGATTCATCCTGACGCTCCTGTGGACCCGTTCCTTGAAACGAATCTCTTCGAGGGACACATCGTGGAGTCGATACATCTAGGGGGCATACTTCGCCTCACCGTCGAGACGGCGGGAACACAGTGGCAGATAGAATGCGCTCCCGCAAATTTTCCGCAGAACTCCTTTGAGGAGGGGGCGATCTGCCGTTTCGCCGTACCTCCCCAAAACATCGCCGTTCTTTAGGACCGCATACAAGTGAAGGTCTTGCTGCAGGAAAAAAGCGAAGGAAAAGCGCCCCCGTTAAGCAGGGGCGCTTTTCGTCCGGGAAGGAGTGGGCGAAACAGGGCCTTTCAGGCCCGACAGGAATTGCGCCTTTCCAAGATTTTCGTCACGAGTCGACGGGAGCTTGCTTCCTGAAACGGGACATGAGATCGCTCCGGACAGAAGCACCCACGAGATGTATCAGCGGCACGACAAAGAGGGCCAGTATGCCCGAGATGGCAATCCCTCCCGCAGAGGCGATTCCGATGCCGTTGTTGAGTTCGCTTCCCAAACCCCGTGCGATCGCCAGGGGGAGCATGCCGAGCACCGCCGCCAGGGTAATCATCACCACGGGACGGAATTGATCCACCAGAGCCTGGAGCATGGCTTCCCTGCTTTCCACGCCCCCCGCGCGGAGAGTTTGCATGCGATCCACCACGAGGATGGCGTTGTTCACCACGATGCCCACCAACATGACCGTTCCGAGCAGGACGAAAATGGACATGCTCTCCCCCGTCAGAAAGAGCGCCCACAGAACGCCGATCAGGGCGAGAGGAATCGTGGCGAGAATCAAGAGAGGGCGCTTGAAGGATTCCATGATCGCCGAAAGGGTCAGATAGGTAAGAAAGATCGCGAGCACCATGGCCTCTCCGAACTCCGCTCCGGCATCGCCCATGCGTTCATAGTCCCCGCGGAGACGCGCCTCGTACCCTGGAGGAAGCAGCCCGTTGCGGACGATGCCATTCGTCAGCATCTCTCCCGCCGTACCGAGGGGAACTCCGGGCAGGAGATTCGAGAAGACTTTCGCCACGCGCTGTTTGTCGGAGCGGGTGACCTGCACGGGAGCGCGACGTTCCTCGATATCGGCGAACCCTGCGAGCATGACCGGCATCCCCGAGGAGCCGGGGATCTGAAACTCTTCCACTTGTTTCTTGCCTTCCCGTTCCGCAAGTTTCACCCGAATGTCGAACGTCCGTGCTCCGCTGCGGTAGACCCCTCCCTTGATTCCTTCAAGATTCGCGCGGAGAAGCACCCCCAGGGACTGGGGCGACATGCCGCTGTCGGAAAGGATGGCCCGTCGCGGGATCACACGAAGTTCCGGTTTTCCCTCCCGAACGGACGTGTCGGGATCGACGAATCCCGGAAGACCTTTCGCCATTTCCTGTATCGCCGACGCGATGCGGTCCAATTCGACGAACTCTTCCCCGGCGACCTCCAATTCCACAGGCATGCTCTGCCCTCCAATGAGATCCCCGACATTCACCGTGACGATGCTGTCCGGATAATTGCGAAGACGTCTCCGTATTTCGTCGAGAATATCATCCATCCCGAACGCACGCTTCGTCTTGTCCGAGAACTTGAGGAGCATCTGGGCCAGATAGACGCCTTCCGAGACCTGGCCGGGCAGACTGTCCACTTTCCCCACGCTCGAATAGAGATGTCGCAGTTCCGGCAGATCGCGCAGCAGTGCTTCCGCCTCCTGAATCCGCTCCACGCTCCTCGAAAGGTCCTGCCGCGTGGGATATTCGAACTTGACGAAGACTTCGCCCCTGTCGATTTCAGGCGAGAAACTGAAACCGATCCGCGGCATCAGCGACAGGGAATGGGCAAAGATGCCCGCCACCAGGCACAGACAGAGCACGGCAACCCAACGCCGCGCCACAAGCCTCCGAAGAAAAGCCGCGTACTTTTCAGCGGCCTTCTGCAATAGTGTGTTCCAGCGACGCTCCATGCGGTTGAGGAAGGAATCCTGCCGCCCCCCGGCGCGGAGAAGAACGGCGCATAGAATGGGCGTGAGCGTGAAAGAGATGAAGAGGGACACCAGGTTCACCGAAAGCGCCGTCAGCGCGAAGGGGCGAAAGAAGATCCCCATCAGCCCTCCCATGAGGCCGATGGGCAGGAGAACCACCACGTTCGTTCCCGCGCTGGCAATGACGGCAATGGCCACATCGGCCGTTCCCCGCCGTGCGGCCTCCCAGGGCGCGATCCCTTCACGGAAACGGCTCACCACACTCTCCAGCACGACGAGAGAGTTCGTCACAAGAATTCCCACGGAGAGACCAATGGCGAGCAGGGTGGAGATATTGAGAGAAAACTCGAGCAGGTTGAGAAAAAAGAGGGAGATGACGATGGTGAGCGGCATGGAGATGGCCACCACGAAGGTGGAGCGGAAATTGTAGAGGAAAAAGAAAAGGATCGCCGCCGTGAGGAGAATCCCCTGCCGAATGTTGCCGGTGGTGCTGTCCACCGTGGCTTGGATGAAGGAGCCCTCGTCGGAAACCCAGACGAGCTTCATGCCGCCGGGAAGCATCGTCCGCAGCCGCTCCACGGCGTTCCGAACGTTCTCCACCACTTCCACCGCATTGGCGTCGGCCTTCTTCACAATGCGGATGCTGATGCCCTGTTTTCCGTCGAGAAATGCCTCGGTACGCCGTTCCTCCGTTCCCAGAGTCACCTCGCCGAGATCCCGAAGATAACGCCGCGCTCCGTCCCTTCCCGCCACCTGAAGGGATGCGATGTCGCGCACGGAGGAATATTCGGCGTCGAAGCGGACCGAGTATTCCGAACCGTAGTCGCGCACGCGTCCTGCGGGAGTGCTGTTCACGCCTTCCCGAAGGGCCTGGAGAATGTGCACGGAGGAAAGCCCCGCCGCGGCGAGGGCATCTCTGTCGAGGCGCACATGCACCTCCCGCTCTGCACCGCCGAGAAGTTCCACATTGGCCACACCGGAGATGACGGAAAGGCGGTCCTTGAGCGTATTGTCCGCGTAATCGTAGAGATCGTCCACAGGAAGATCTCCCGTGAGAACGAGCGTCACGATGGGAGTGGCGTTGATGTCGAACTTCTGCACCACCGGTTTCTCCACACCCTCGGGAAACTTGCTCATCTCGAGGTCGATCTTCTCTCTCACATCCGTGGCAACCACGTTCACATCCACACCGAGGTGGAATTCCAGCACCGTATTGACCACGTTTTCCATACAAATGGACGTGACATGCTTGAGGCCATCCACGGCGGAGACGGCATCCTCGATCCGCTTGGCCACATCGGTCTCCAGATCCGACGGCGTCGCTCCCGGCCAGACGGTTGTGACGGTGATGTACGGGACATCCATTTTGGGCATGAGTTCCAGCGCCATCTTGCGGTAGGCATTGAACCCGAGCCCGGCGAGGGCGATGAGAAGACACGCCATGGCTACGGGGCGGCGGAGGGAAGCATCGGACAGAAACATTCTACCGGGCCTCCGACTGCGTTCGAAGAGGTGCGCCATCGTTCAAAAGGAACTGTCCCTTCACCACCACCATGTCGGACGATGTCAGGTCTCCCCCGGTGATTTCCACACGGCCTGCCGTTTCGAGTCCCGTCTCGACGCGAACCATGCGGGCAAAACCATCGCGGGCGACGAAGACGACCTTGGCGCCCCCTCTCTCCAAAACGGCCGTCAGAGGGACACCCAGTCCTTCGTGCGAGGCAAGAACAATCCTCATGTCCACAAGCACCCCAGGGACGATGCGAAGACCGTCCCCCTTCATGTCGCACTTGATCTCGAACGTGCGGAGCGTCGTGTCGACCACGGGGCTCTTGTACGTCACCACCAGGTCCTCGGGACCCCAATCCGGAGTACCGATGCGCACTATGGTCTCTCCGGGAATGACTCTGGCGTAGAACTGCCCCGGCAGAAACGCCGATGCCTCCAGGGCCGTTACGTCGTCGATGCGCAGAATGGGTTTTCCCTTGCCGGCCATCTCCCCCGGCTCGGCCATGCGTTGACTCACGATTCCGTCGAGGGGGGCCACGGTGACGGCGTCGCGCAGCTCCTTCTCCGCAATGGCCAAAGCGCTCAGGGCCTTTCGTTCCGTCTCTTTGGCGAGATCGACGAGACTTCTGGCGCGCCGCTGAAGGAAAAGCAACTGCTCATAGAGACTCTGCCGCTCTTCGAGCGCGCTTTTGCTCACCGTCCCCTCCTCGTAGAGGTTCTTGTAGCGCCGGTAGTCGACCTCGGCCTTCCGGAGCTCCACCTCGGTCTTCTGGAGGTTCGCCGCCTGCTCCTGCATACCCAAACGGGCGGACTGGAGATCCCGCTGAGCAATCTGCACTTCTTTTTCGAGGCGCAGACCGTCCAGCCGGAACAGCTTCGTTTCGCCGCCCACGACACGATCTCCCTCCCGGACGAAAATTTCCTCGATGAGATTGTCCGTCCGGGAGGAAACCAGTGCGAAGTTCTTCGCCTTCAGGTTCCCCTGAACCTTGATGACGTCTTCGAAACGAGCGGACTCCGCTTTTTCCAGCACGACGATCACGGCGTCACGGTCGTCCCCCTCCGGAAGCGCCGGTCTGCCTGAGAGGGCATCACCGGAACTTTCCGAATCGGCCCGCTCCACATTTTTCGAAAGCCCGCAGGTGCTGACCAGAAGCAACAACAGGACGACAAAACCGAGACGTTTCTGCTTTTTCCATCCGTTCCTCATCGTCATCCCTCAATTTCCCTTTCGCTCCGGATTCCGCCGAATCTTCCGGCATGCGGCGGAAAACGGTTTCCTCTTCGGGAACATTTCCCCTTCATCTGTACGGCAGCCCTCGGAGAAACAATCCGCCTTTTCCGCAACCATACCCGAAAAGCGAGCACCCGCCTTATTCCGAATCAGCCTCTCCGGCGAAGCGAAGCAGCGCCTTCACGATCCGCTTCACCTCCCCTTCGTCGAAAGGAAGACCATCGAGGACATCCATATGCATGATTCCATCCACGGCAAGGCAGACGATCGCCGCCCGCTCGAAAGAAACTCCGGAAGCCACGATCTGCTCAAAGATCCATCTATACTTTTTCCTGAGCGGCTCCATGATCGAGGAATCATGGGCCACCGCAGCGAGGAGCGCCGCGTGAATCCTTTTCCTCCCCGTCTCGCGCCCCGAAGTGAAATATGTATTCCAGGCATGCACGTGCGCTTTCAGTTCCCGGCTCGGGGTATCCGGCAACCTTTTCCGCGCCTCGAACCGCGCCTCTTCGTATTCTTCGATGAAACGCTCGATGAGTGCCTGAAGAAGCGCATGTTTTGTCGGAAAATGATAGAGCAGACCACCCTTGCTGAAACCAGCCCGCACGGCCACGGCATCGAGACTCAAATTCGCCGTCCCCATCTCGACAGCCACGGTCTCCGCGGCATCGAGGATCACGTCTCGGGAGTTCGCCCGGGAACTCATTGCCGTTCCTCCTTCGCGTTGCACCAAACGCAACTGAACCGACTGGACGGTATGTTACGGAGTCCCTCTTCCTTTGTCAAGAGAGAAACCACTCGACATCCCCTCTTGACGATGCGTAGGGAAACACCTATGCTCTTTATAGTGACTACCTTAGTGGCTACTATTTTCGAGGAGGGAACACCCATGAGCGAAAAAAGTTTCGTCACCACGTGCCATTCTCTGGAAATTCCCC
It encodes:
- a CDS encoding molybdate ABC transporter permease subunit, with amino-acid sequence MLSALRLSLQILAGVLPLLFLAGTALGWILARKHFPGKRLVTFLLHLPLVLPPTVMGLYLLFLLGHTPLLRDMKLLFTLPAAMLAAFTAALPLVMTGARTGFAGVPQNLENAARSLGDGEWRVFFRISLPLARRPLFAGMALATARALGEFGITLMIAGNMPGRTQTLPLYIYGRVEMMDFSGAHAAAFLLVFVASLCLLIVHHLEEGRHDLSR
- a CDS encoding ABC transporter ATP-binding protein yields the protein MTSPADGTASVLPIASETRAFFEPEEMASRIEGVTPTPEREHRNTPPSPTLTARALLRKGTFHLNVELDLHREITVLFGPSGAGKSLTLGLLAGFEHPERGRIVLDDTVLLDTENHVQVPPGKRRIGMVFQNLALFPHLTVLENVAYGIGKERSENARTAPVPAKPFRKYFFETAREIFSRPGKKPPRHGEWEQARLWLSRLGMAHFEDRFPSELSGGQQQRVALARALAPEPDLLLLDEPFSALDGPVRRNLRRELRKLQRETGVPMLYVTHSVEDVCALGDRMTFVTEGRFAGTLPVEKLWGTPLSELHWKVLGWGTFLRGELRLSSEGPRFSWEGGTLQITSERLLASSPCNDESDSFYALLGKTRQTSRTAAVFVAPQDIKLIHPDAPVDPFLETNLFEGHIVESIHLGGILRLTVETAGTQWQIECAPANFPQNSFEEGAICRFAVPPQNIAVL
- a CDS encoding efflux RND transporter permease subunit; this encodes MFLSDASLRRPVAMACLLIALAGLGFNAYRKMALELMPKMDVPYITVTTVWPGATPSDLETDVAKRIEDAVSAVDGLKHVTSICMENVVNTVLEFHLGVDVNVVATDVREKIDLEMSKFPEGVEKPVVQKFDINATPIVTLVLTGDLPVDDLYDYADNTLKDRLSVISGVANVELLGGAEREVHVRLDRDALAAAGLSSVHILQALREGVNSTPAGRVRDYGSEYSVRFDAEYSSVRDIASLQVAGRDGARRYLRDLGEVTLGTEERRTEAFLDGKQGISIRIVKKADANAVEVVENVRNAVERLRTMLPGGMKLVWVSDEGSFIQATVDSTTGNIRQGILLTAAILFFFLYNFRSTFVVAISMPLTIVISLFFLNLLEFSLNISTLLAIGLSVGILVTNSLVVLESVVSRFREGIAPWEAARRGTADVAIAVIASAGTNVVVLLPIGLMGGLMGIFFRPFALTALSVNLVSLFISFTLTPILCAVLLRAGGRQDSFLNRMERRWNTLLQKAAEKYAAFLRRLVARRWVAVLCLCLVAGIFAHSLSLMPRIGFSFSPEIDRGEVFVKFEYPTRQDLSRSVERIQEAEALLRDLPELRHLYSSVGKVDSLPGQVSEGVYLAQMLLKFSDKTKRAFGMDDILDEIRRRLRNYPDSIVTVNVGDLIGGQSMPVELEVAGEEFVELDRIASAIQEMAKGLPGFVDPDTSVREGKPELRVIPRRAILSDSGMSPQSLGVLLRANLEGIKGGVYRSGARTFDIRVKLAEREGKKQVEEFQIPGSSGMPVMLAGFADIEERRAPVQVTRSDKQRVAKVFSNLLPGVPLGTAGEMLTNGIVRNGLLPPGYEARLRGDYERMGDAGAEFGEAMVLAIFLTYLTLSAIMESFKRPLLILATIPLALIGVLWALFLTGESMSIFVLLGTVMLVGIVVNNAILVVDRMQTLRAGGVESREAMLQALVDQFRPVVMITLAAVLGMLPLAIARGLGSELNNGIGIASAGGIAISGILALFVVPLIHLVGASVRSDLMSRFRKQAPVDS
- a CDS encoding efflux RND transporter periplasmic adaptor subunit produces the protein MTMRNGWKKQKRLGFVVLLLLLVSTCGLSKNVERADSESSGDALSGRPALPEGDDRDAVIVVLEKAESARFEDVIKVQGNLKAKNFALVSSRTDNLIEEIFVREGDRVVGGETKLFRLDGLRLEKEVQIAQRDLQSARLGMQEQAANLQKTEVELRKAEVDYRRYKNLYEEGTVSKSALEERQSLYEQLLFLQRRARSLVDLAKETERKALSALAIAEKELRDAVTVAPLDGIVSQRMAEPGEMAGKGKPILRIDDVTALEASAFLPGQFYARVIPGETIVRIGTPDWGPEDLVVTYKSPVVDTTLRTFEIKCDMKGDGLRIVPGVLVDMRIVLASHEGLGVPLTAVLERGGAKVVFVARDGFARMVRVETGLETAGRVEITGGDLTSSDMVVVKGQFLLNDGAPLRTQSEAR
- a CDS encoding TetR/AcrR family transcriptional regulator, whose product is MSSRANSRDVILDAAETVAVEMGTANLSLDAVAVRAGFSKGGLLYHFPTKHALLQALIERFIEEYEEARFEARKRLPDTPSRELKAHVHAWNTYFTSGRETGRKRIHAALLAAVAHDSSIMEPLRKKYRWIFEQIVASGVSFERAAIVCLAVDGIMHMDVLDGLPFDEGEVKRIVKALLRFAGEADSE